Proteins found in one Oribacterium sp. oral taxon 102 genomic segment:
- a CDS encoding N-6 DNA methylase has product MRKQSKDVEKQKFLKNNALYGADNTSLVVTLASMNLYLHDIGVNKSPIAYKDSLIETTDDLYQVVMTNPPFGTRPQGSIEVSANRPEFIKTSDNQVNFLQHIMSIVKTGGRVGVVLPDSVLTDGGSTAKVREKLMNDYNLHTILRLPTGIFYANGIKTNVLFFDKGEHTEDIWVYDYRTGIKHTMATKPMTRAHLQEFVELYCSGHMQDRNETYSEKNPNGRWRCFTKKQIAEMSDLDFKWLDLEEKDDRPIDEVIDEIESISNGLAKSISCLKDMYTNHNIVEDIEKQEGTLSIFESIDGLGTSILALKTKIIEAAVSGRLINQISEDSDADSLYKSLVQEKNALIKAGVIKKEKAMPVIDKADTPFEIPSSWRWVYLGDVFKHNTGKALNASDNKGTLLEYITTSNLYWDRFELDNLKKMFFSDEEIEKCTISKGDLLVCEGGDIGRSAIWPFDYEMRIQNHIHKLRGYLPEINAKYYYYVLWLYKQIGMIDGRGIGLQGFSSKRLHALVVPLPPAIEQRKIADIIDEYMRFC; this is encoded by the coding sequence ATGCGTAAACAGAGTAAAGATGTAGAGAAGCAGAAGTTCCTGAAAAATAATGCTCTTTACGGAGCTGATAATACATCTCTGGTTGTAACGCTGGCATCCATGAATCTGTATTTGCATGATATCGGCGTGAACAAGAGCCCAATTGCATATAAGGATTCTCTGATTGAGACGACGGATGATCTATATCAGGTGGTTATGACAAATCCTCCATTTGGAACAAGACCTCAAGGAAGTATCGAAGTGTCAGCAAATAGGCCGGAGTTTATTAAGACTTCAGATAATCAGGTCAACTTTCTTCAGCATATCATGTCTATTGTAAAGACAGGTGGTCGAGTAGGCGTTGTTTTACCCGATAGTGTTCTTACGGATGGAGGTTCTACTGCAAAAGTTCGAGAAAAGCTTATGAATGATTATAACCTTCATACCATTTTGCGTCTCCCAACGGGTATATTCTATGCCAATGGAATCAAGACTAATGTTCTATTCTTTGACAAAGGCGAACATACAGAAGATATATGGGTTTATGATTATCGGACGGGCATTAAGCATACGATGGCAACAAAACCAATGACTAGAGCGCATCTACAAGAATTTGTAGAACTCTACTGCTCTGGACATATGCAAGATAGAAATGAAACATACTCGGAGAAGAATCCAAATGGGAGATGGAGATGTTTTACTAAAAAACAGATTGCGGAAATGTCTGATCTCGACTTTAAGTGGCTTGACTTAGAAGAAAAAGACGATAGACCAATTGATGAGGTTATTGATGAAATTGAATCTATATCTAATGGGTTAGCTAAATCTATTAGCTGTCTTAAAGATATGTATACCAATCATAACATCGTTGAAGATATAGAAAAACAAGAAGGCACGCTATCAATTTTTGAATCAATAGATGGATTAGGAACAAGTATTCTCGCCTTAAAAACCAAAATCATCGAAGCGGCAGTAAGCGGCAGGTTGATTAATCAAATATCAGAAGATAGCGATGCGGATAGTTTATACAAGAGTTTAGTACAAGAGAAGAATGCTTTAATTAAGGCGGGGGTCATAAAAAAAGAAAAGGCTATGCCTGTAATAGATAAAGCAGATACCCCGTTTGAAATACCATCTTCATGGAGATGGGTTTATCTTGGCGATGTTTTTAAGCACAATACTGGCAAGGCATTAAATGCATCAGACAATAAAGGAACTTTGCTTGAATATATTACAACATCAAATCTGTATTGGGATCGTTTTGAGTTGGATAATCTGAAGAAGATGTTTTTTTCGGATGAAGAAATAGAGAAATGTACTATTTCCAAAGGCGACTTATTAGTATGCGAAGGTGGAGATATTGGTAGATCGGCAATTTGGCCATTTGATTATGAAATGAGAATACAGAATCATATTCATAAGCTTCGTGGATACTTACCAGAAATAAATGCAAAATACTACTATTATGTTCTGTGGTTATATAAGCAAATCGGGATGATTGATGGAAGAGGAATAGGACTTCAGGGATTCTCGTCTAAAAGGTTACATGCACTGGTTGTTCCTCTTCCTCCTGCTATAGAACAAAGAAAGATTGCAGACATTATCGATGAGTATATGAGATTCTGTTAG
- a CDS encoding type I restriction-modification system subunit M N-terminal domain-containing protein — MANQKTEGALLNKVWNIANVLAAAGVGFTDYITQLTYILFLKMDDEKEELGLGSSIPEGYKWADLIKLNGTDLVDKYEEILEELSKDEGLIGTIFTKATNKIDRPVMLKKVIDMVSEENWYMMEGDFKGAIYEGILEKNGQDKKSGAGQYFTPRALINAIVDVIDPIMSICVNRVKM; from the coding sequence ATGGCAAACCAGAAAACAGAAGGTGCATTACTGAATAAAGTATGGAATATCGCAAATGTCCTTGCGGCAGCAGGCGTGGGTTTTACCGACTATATCACGCAGCTGACATATATTCTATTCCTGAAGATGGATGATGAGAAAGAAGAACTGGGACTGGGAAGTTCTATTCCGGAAGGATACAAGTGGGCTGATCTTATAAAACTCAATGGCACAGATTTGGTGGATAAGTATGAGGAAATCCTGGAAGAACTTTCAAAAGATGAAGGCTTGATCGGAACCATCTTCACCAAGGCGACAAATAAGATCGATCGCCCAGTAATGCTGAAGAAAGTTATAGATATGGTATCAGAGGAAAACTGGTACATGATGGAAGGCGACTTTAAGGGCGCTATCTATGAAGGAATTCTTGAAAAGAATGGACAGGATAAAAAGAGCGGCGCCGGTCAGTATTTCACTCCAAGAGCGCTGATCAATGCGATTGTGGATGTTATTGATCCCATTATGAGCATATGCGTAAACAGAGTAAAGATGTAG
- a CDS encoding type I restriction endonuclease subunit R, whose product MEKNREMKPEERAREKIDKQLINAGWDIVSRNEYIPKSTSAVKEGLMQGNTESDYLLFVDDKAIAVVEAKRDDNPLGPEVEKQAEGYARSPQNWYGLWYQGLIPLVYMANGKKIYFKNMLTDPDGDYVELSEMHSPKKMLSLINKVSEYGALPRLEKKGLRDCQYNAEIELEKSMKEGKKKNLAILAIGSGKTYLACLASYRLLNYTPTKRILFLVDRNNLARQTEAEFSQFDRTEGQVEMSSLYEIKRLKKENDIKADIVISTIQKLFAVLTGQALSDDSEDAEDEKTMTDEEKESKEIITLGDDLKLPPDHFQFIVVDECHRSIYGKWRAVLDYFSGAKVLGLTATPTPEAYAFFNNNIIEEYTYDESVVDGVNVPSRVYRIATEITEHGGAIRSGTKVTETVRKTGETTTYDAPQRIDYDNMQLDRSVVNRDQIRKVLTAYKKAIYEELYPEREKSWEYIPKTLIFAKDDNHASEIVEGVKDVFKSEFDNEEVPEHFVQKITYSSGDSNGLIRDLRTEKDFRVAVTVTLVATGTDVRPLEVVLFMKDVRSDVLYTQMKGRGCRIISDDKLREVTPNANTKECYYIVDGVGVTEHEKIIPHPIINPGPGKKILSLEHLMEHLAHNEVSDENLWLLRDYCSTINRRYEDNPLFGRHLDYFITTYGFAPRKIAGNIQNATDQGLLIECQYIDPSHDNSARMALISNLISNIAARKKLLEMQRGYILNTEEDPDEVIYAGFSKETAKSFIENFEKYLDDNKDSIEALRIIYNSEDTIITHEMLSELRDRLLAESRQYGVYQIWKNYKVLDTEGNVDDLDVKTNVNALTNLIQIVRYAYKKNQKLTSLINGYAKRFALYCGQQQRVLTEDQVEIMKQVAEFVINDGGISVKELNEIDTDLWRKGVTSFGGKVLAEEMQALSRFLLKVA is encoded by the coding sequence ATGGAGAAGAACAGAGAAATGAAACCTGAAGAACGAGCGCGAGAAAAAATCGATAAGCAGCTTATTAATGCTGGCTGGGACATCGTGTCTCGAAATGAGTATATCCCCAAGTCAACATCAGCTGTGAAAGAAGGCCTTATGCAGGGAAACACAGAGAGTGACTACCTGCTTTTTGTCGATGATAAGGCTATTGCCGTAGTTGAAGCAAAACGTGATGACAACCCACTTGGACCTGAGGTTGAGAAGCAGGCTGAAGGTTATGCCAGAAGCCCGCAGAATTGGTATGGCCTGTGGTATCAGGGGCTGATTCCGCTTGTGTATATGGCAAACGGAAAGAAGATCTACTTCAAGAACATGCTTACGGACCCTGATGGCGATTATGTTGAACTTTCAGAGATGCATTCTCCAAAGAAGATGTTGTCGCTCATCAATAAGGTGTCTGAGTATGGTGCTCTTCCACGTCTTGAAAAGAAGGGGCTTCGTGATTGCCAGTATAATGCTGAGATCGAACTTGAAAAGTCGATGAAGGAGGGCAAAAAGAAAAACCTTGCCATCCTTGCTATCGGTTCCGGTAAAACTTATCTGGCATGTCTGGCAAGCTACAGGCTTTTAAACTATACGCCTACAAAGAGAATTCTCTTCCTTGTAGACAGAAATAACCTTGCAAGGCAGACAGAAGCTGAGTTCAGCCAGTTTGACCGTACCGAAGGTCAGGTAGAAATGAGCTCTCTGTATGAGATTAAGCGTCTGAAGAAGGAAAACGATATAAAGGCAGATATCGTTATTTCCACCATTCAGAAGCTTTTTGCTGTGCTTACAGGTCAGGCTCTGTCGGATGACAGTGAAGATGCCGAAGACGAAAAGACTATGACGGATGAAGAGAAGGAATCGAAGGAAATCATCACGCTTGGTGATGATCTTAAGCTTCCTCCGGATCACTTCCAGTTCATCGTTGTAGATGAATGCCACAGATCCATCTATGGCAAGTGGAGAGCTGTTCTGGATTACTTCTCTGGTGCAAAGGTTCTGGGACTTACAGCGACACCTACGCCAGAAGCATATGCTTTCTTCAATAACAACATCATTGAAGAATACACTTATGATGAATCTGTTGTAGACGGTGTTAATGTTCCGTCACGTGTTTACCGCATTGCTACGGAGATCACGGAGCACGGTGGAGCTATCAGATCCGGCACGAAGGTTACGGAGACAGTCCGTAAGACTGGTGAGACCACAACGTATGATGCACCGCAACGAATAGATTATGACAATATGCAGCTGGATCGGTCTGTAGTAAACAGAGATCAGATCAGGAAGGTGCTGACAGCATATAAGAAGGCAATTTATGAAGAACTGTACCCTGAGCGTGAAAAGAGCTGGGAGTACATACCGAAGACATTGATCTTTGCAAAAGACGATAATCATGCTTCAGAGATCGTGGAAGGCGTGAAGGATGTTTTCAAGAGTGAGTTTGATAACGAAGAAGTTCCGGAGCATTTTGTGCAGAAGATCACATACTCTTCCGGAGATTCTAACGGTCTGATCAGGGATCTGAGAACAGAAAAGGATTTCAGAGTTGCTGTTACTGTTACGCTGGTTGCGACCGGTACCGATGTTAGACCGCTGGAAGTGGTTCTGTTCATGAAGGATGTCCGTTCGGACGTGCTCTATACACAGATGAAGGGGCGTGGTTGTCGTATCATCAGCGATGATAAGCTCCGTGAGGTTACTCCTAATGCCAACACGAAGGAATGTTATTACATTGTTGATGGTGTAGGCGTAACAGAGCATGAAAAGATCATCCCGCATCCGATAATCAATCCGGGCCCGGGAAAGAAAATCCTTTCGCTGGAACACCTTATGGAGCACCTGGCACACAATGAAGTGAGCGATGAGAACCTGTGGCTGTTAAGGGATTACTGCTCTACCATCAACAGGCGGTATGAGGATAATCCGCTATTTGGCAGACACCTGGACTACTTCATCACGACCTACGGATTTGCTCCGAGAAAAATTGCAGGAAACATCCAGAATGCTACAGATCAGGGCTTGTTAATCGAGTGCCAGTATATTGATCCATCGCATGACAACAGTGCGCGTATGGCATTGATATCAAATCTGATCAGTAATATAGCAGCCAGGAAGAAACTGCTTGAAATGCAGCGCGGCTATATCCTGAACACAGAGGAAGATCCGGATGAGGTTATCTATGCCGGATTCTCCAAAGAAACTGCGAAGAGCTTCATAGAGAATTTCGAGAAGTACCTTGATGACAATAAGGACAGTATCGAAGCGCTCAGGATTATTTACAACTCCGAAGACACCATCATCACACATGAGATGCTGAGTGAACTGCGGGATAGACTCCTGGCTGAGAGCAGGCAGTATGGCGTGTACCAGATCTGGAAGAACTACAAGGTGCTGGATACCGAAGGCAATGTGGATGATCTGGATGTGAAGACGAATGTGAATGCTCTTACGAACCTGATCCAGATTGTTCGGTATGCATACAAGAAGAACCAGAAGCTTACAAGCCTGATTAATGGATATGCAAAGCGTTTTGCTCTGTACTGTGGGCAGCAGCAGCGTGTCCTGACAGAAGATCAGGTTGAGATTATGAAACAGGTTGCGGAGTTCGTAATTAATGATGGCGGAATCTCTGTAAAAGAACTGAACGAGATCGACACAGATCTTTGGAGAAAAGGCGTAACGAGTTTCGGAGGCAAAGTGCTTGCGGAAGAGATGCAGGCATTATCAAGGTTTTTATTGAAGGTGGCATAA
- a CDS encoding helix-turn-helix domain-containing protein: MAVSYNKLWNLVRQNKMKKGDLARAAEISNYWMSKLNHDEPVQMEVMLRLCKVFHCDIGDLMEVIEEE; this comes from the coding sequence ATGGCAGTCAGTTACAATAAGCTCTGGAATCTCGTAAGGCAAAATAAAATGAAGAAAGGTGATCTCGCCAGAGCTGCAGAGATTAGTAATTATTGGATGTCCAAGTTGAACCACGACGAGCCGGTACAGATGGAGGTAATGCTGCGACTGTGCAAGGTGTTTCACTGCGATATTGGAGACTTGATGGAAGTCATCGAGGAAGAGTAA
- a CDS encoding relaxase/mobilization nuclease domain-containing protein: MAATRLIALHQRKGQSIAHSLSERTDYAKNPEKTEKGELITAYGCDPMTADEEFMLQKRQYYHITGKQPRHDIIAYQIRQSFKPGEITAEEANRIGYELGLRFTKGNYSFIVATHTDRAHIHNHIIFNSTSMDGTRKFKNFWLSGRALQKVSDMICLENGLSVIKPLPYSDRPRRTTYPQRESFRDMICRDIDTIVAKKPKDFADFLQMLESAGYEIKQGKNIALRGKDQKRFIRLSSLGDGYSEEDLRAVIIGTRNHRPKSKYARSEQSVNLLLNVREKLQEKGAGYAHWTKVYNLKQISKSMLLFHERGAETLKEINALVDKTVKRRDELQTQIAESEKRLAEIATLKKNIINYSKTRTTYEAYRKAGYSKKFFEEHREEITLHKAAKKAFDELGIARIPKVKELSAEYAEILTSKKQAYTEFRKVRDEAQEMLISRQNLISFSEAEPQEQEKTKKTERAR; encoded by the coding sequence ATGGCAGCAACACGACTGATTGCTCTTCACCAGAGGAAGGGACAATCGATAGCCCACAGCCTCAGTGAGCGAACGGATTACGCAAAGAATCCGGAGAAAACGGAGAAAGGCGAGCTTATTACCGCCTACGGCTGTGATCCGATGACTGCAGATGAAGAGTTCATGCTTCAAAAGAGACAGTATTATCACATCACTGGCAAACAACCCCGGCACGATATCATCGCGTATCAGATCCGGCAATCCTTCAAACCCGGCGAGATCACGGCAGAGGAAGCTAACCGGATCGGCTATGAGCTGGGTCTGCGCTTCACGAAGGGAAACTACTCCTTCATTGTGGCCACGCACACCGACCGGGCTCATATTCACAACCACATCATTTTCAATTCCACAAGCATGGACGGAACCAGAAAATTCAAAAACTTCTGGCTGTCCGGCCGGGCACTTCAGAAAGTCAGCGATATGATCTGCCTGGAAAACGGCCTCTCCGTGATTAAGCCTCTTCCGTATTCGGACAGACCCAGACGGACCACTTACCCGCAGCGTGAGAGTTTCCGCGACATGATCTGTCGTGATATCGATACGATTGTCGCAAAGAAGCCGAAGGACTTTGCCGATTTTCTGCAAATGCTGGAATCTGCAGGATATGAAATAAAGCAGGGAAAGAACATCGCACTCCGGGGAAAAGACCAGAAGCGCTTTATCCGCCTCTCTTCTCTCGGGGACGGATATTCGGAGGAAGATCTTCGTGCGGTCATCATCGGCACCCGTAACCATAGGCCGAAAAGCAAATATGCGCGTAGTGAGCAATCTGTCAATCTGCTTCTTAATGTACGGGAAAAGCTTCAGGAAAAAGGAGCCGGGTATGCCCATTGGACGAAGGTTTATAATCTGAAGCAGATCTCAAAAAGTATGCTTTTGTTCCACGAACGTGGCGCGGAAACGCTGAAAGAGATCAATGCTCTTGTCGATAAAACAGTAAAAAGGCGGGATGAGCTGCAGACCCAGATTGCAGAATCCGAGAAACGTCTGGCAGAGATCGCCACGCTGAAAAAGAATATCATCAATTATTCCAAAACCAGAACCACATATGAGGCCTATCGCAAAGCTGGTTACAGTAAGAAATTCTTCGAGGAGCATCGTGAGGAAATTACGCTGCACAAAGCCGCCAAGAAAGCCTTCGATGAGCTGGGCATCGCCCGTATCCCAAAGGTAAAAGAGCTTAGTGCCGAATACGCCGAGATCTTAACTTCGAAGAAACAGGCCTACACCGAATTTCGAAAAGTTCGAGATGAGGCACAGGAAATGCTCATTTCAAGACAGAACCTCATTTCCTTTAGTGAAGCCGAACCGCAGGAACAGGAGAAAACCAAAAAGACCGAAAGGGCCAGATGA
- a CDS encoding plasmid mobilization protein, translated as MRTKTRSLEVLFSPEEYKLLCQRSEEAGVRFLGPFIRKMSLDGYIVKLDTSDIHEMTSLLRRCSNNLNQIAKKANATGSIYGADIAEIQAKQDEIWEMAKEILARLSSIQ; from the coding sequence ATGAGGACCAAAACGAGAAGTCTGGAAGTCCTTTTCTCCCCGGAAGAGTACAAGCTGCTTTGCCAGCGTTCGGAAGAAGCAGGCGTCCGCTTTCTCGGACCGTTCATCCGCAAAATGTCTCTGGACGGTTATATCGTCAAGCTGGATACTTCCGATATTCACGAGATGACTTCGCTTCTCAGACGCTGCAGCAACAACCTAAACCAGATTGCGAAAAAGGCAAATGCCACAGGAAGCATTTACGGCGCGGATATTGCTGAGATTCAGGCGAAGCAGGATGAAATCTGGGAAATGGCAAAAGAGATCCTAGCGAGACTTTCATCCATTCAGTAA
- a CDS encoding DUF4316 domain-containing protein — protein sequence MSKWDEAHTEPMHDHPAEKDQLVAAMEAAGYVLDTAESTEDNLRFFGAYGNVLTMGGWHECEEWLNGVVFDDPQVSDRVEIILHPERFPERDPQRAALRAVEDAVEQNDNNFDGIINNMPQPDPAEALRAQARQSEQTAVRDSVLEDLKAQRERAEQLEKAKRRPHILRHPEERERV from the coding sequence GTGAGTAAATGGGATGAGGCTCACACCGAGCCGATGCATGATCACCCGGCTGAGAAGGATCAGCTGGTGGCTGCCATGGAGGCTGCCGGATATGTGCTGGATACTGCGGAAAGCACTGAAGACAACCTCCGTTTCTTCGGAGCATATGGCAATGTTCTGACAATGGGCGGCTGGCATGAGTGCGAGGAGTGGCTGAACGGAGTCGTATTTGATGACCCGCAGGTATCTGATCGCGTAGAGATCATCCTGCATCCGGAACGTTTTCCGGAACGCGATCCGCAGAGAGCCGCGCTTCGTGCTGTGGAGGATGCGGTGGAGCAGAACGACAACAACTTTGACGGCATCATCAACAACATGCCGCAGCCGGATCCGGCAGAAGCACTCAGAGCCCAAGCCAGACAGTCCGAGCAGACAGCAGTCAGAGATTCCGTCCTGGAAGATCTGAAGGCTCAGCGTGAACGGGCTGAACAGCTCGAAAAGGCAAAACGTCGTCCTCACATTCTTCGCCATCCGGAAGAAAGGGAGCGTGTATGA
- a CDS encoding transposon-transfer assisting family protein, producing the protein MIFTVEEAALVSSFDHSNRNAALLKMAAHLKLIEDAELKELTRRTVRKLNKLTDAEFASIDFTVYDSDAENEEADRE; encoded by the coding sequence ATGATCTTTACCGTAGAAGAAGCTGCTCTGGTCAGCTCATTTGATCATTCCAACCGGAATGCTGCCCTTTTGAAAATGGCAGCGCATCTGAAGTTGATCGAGGATGCTGAACTGAAGGAGCTCACCCGTCGCACCGTCAGGAAGCTGAACAAACTGACAGACGCAGAATTCGCCAGCATCGATTTTACTGTCTACGACAGTGATGCTGAGAACGAGGAGGCAGATCGTGAGTAA
- a CDS encoding ArdC-like ssDNA-binding domain-containing protein, translating to MSEKKDKAYPSQFDKVKEITDKLEAGIQALFESEAFKNYLKTLSKFHDYSLNNTILIAMQKPDATLVAGYTAWQKNFGRQVQKGETGIRILAPTPYKKQMEVDRLDPVTQQPVLNPDGSTAKDLKEIMVPAFKVVNVFDVSQTDGKPLPTIGVDELSGNVTNYEMFFEALKRACPVPVGFEDIPSGAKGYYHTVDQRIALQEGMSQVQTVKTMIHEMAHQKLHAIDPKDLPPEEPRLTRNAKEVEAEAVAYTVAQHYGIETSDYSFAYIAGWSHGKETPELKASLDRIRKAADEMITSIDDHIMYLQQEKGIDVKPEISPNPAPGLQENGRYRYYSTQRPVDIDTFPKPAGNAPVEIHNYDNRQLVEGGTMQAWGWLEYAKPLTEKEAGDYELKPAPSAEKAKIAPEQSESSSEKKHSVLQDLQTKAEKAKQKSTQKSTQKSHKKKEESR from the coding sequence ATGTCGGAAAAGAAAGATAAGGCCTATCCTTCCCAGTTCGATAAGGTCAAGGAGATTACAGATAAGCTGGAAGCCGGTATCCAGGCGCTGTTTGAGAGTGAAGCTTTCAAGAACTATCTGAAGACGCTCTCCAAATTCCACGATTATTCCCTGAACAACACGATTCTGATTGCCATGCAGAAACCCGACGCCACACTGGTTGCCGGGTACACTGCCTGGCAGAAGAACTTCGGTAGGCAGGTCCAGAAGGGCGAGACCGGGATCCGGATCCTTGCTCCGACGCCTTATAAGAAACAGATGGAAGTGGACCGGCTTGATCCTGTCACGCAACAGCCGGTCCTGAATCCGGACGGCAGCACGGCAAAGGATTTAAAGGAGATCATGGTCCCAGCCTTCAAGGTCGTGAACGTCTTTGATGTCAGCCAGACGGACGGGAAGCCCCTACCCACCATCGGCGTAGATGAGCTCTCCGGTAATGTCACAAATTACGAGATGTTCTTCGAAGCCCTGAAACGGGCCTGCCCGGTTCCTGTCGGCTTTGAGGATATCCCTTCCGGGGCCAAGGGCTACTACCACACGGTTGATCAACGGATCGCCCTGCAGGAAGGTATGAGCCAGGTCCAGACGGTCAAGACAATGATTCACGAGATGGCCCACCAGAAGCTGCATGCCATTGATCCGAAGGACCTGCCTCCGGAGGAACCGAGGCTCACCCGAAACGCCAAGGAGGTCGAGGCGGAGGCTGTCGCTTACACCGTCGCCCAGCATTACGGCATCGAGACAAGCGATTACAGCTTTGCCTATATCGCCGGATGGTCTCACGGAAAGGAAACACCGGAGCTGAAGGCTTCCCTTGACAGGATCCGCAAGGCTGCCGATGAGATGATCACGAGCATCGATGACCACATCATGTATCTTCAGCAGGAAAAAGGAATTGACGTGAAACCGGAGATTTCGCCGAATCCTGCTCCCGGTCTTCAGGAGAACGGCAGGTACCGTTATTATTCCACCCAGCGTCCGGTCGATATCGACACTTTCCCGAAACCTGCCGGTAATGCTCCTGTGGAGATCCACAACTATGATAATCGGCAGCTTGTTGAGGGTGGCACGATGCAGGCCTGGGGTTGGCTGGAATACGCTAAGCCTCTGACTGAAAAGGAAGCCGGTGATTACGAATTGAAACCAGCCCCGTCTGCGGAGAAAGCTAAGATCGCCCCGGAACAGTCAGAGTCCTCTTCCGAGAAGAAGCATTCCGTCCTGCAGGATCTGCAGACGAAGGCTGAAAAGGCCAAACAGAAATCCACACAAAAAAGCACACAGAAATCGCACAAAAAGAAGGAGGAATCACGATGA
- a CDS encoding LPD16 domain-containing protein gives MDEKEHSIRFINSSYDTLFRIPDGGTVEVQFPDRKFSAKCEYIDDYHTLVGDSVFHICEFAEMVEHQHGSVRPEPETELDQAAWQLGHREYLALQTTDSGYDYTIYSQQFKLMDGGQLDNPDLSINQARDQIMEMHGFGRRNRRAVPFEHVMEQAELVSGSVLKQLDDLKSHSAQGQKIGKEVRHVGKER, from the coding sequence ATGGACGAGAAAGAACACAGTATCCGTTTCATTAACAGCAGCTATGATACGCTCTTTCGAATCCCGGACGGCGGCACAGTGGAAGTTCAGTTCCCTGATCGGAAGTTCTCCGCAAAATGCGAGTATATCGACGACTATCACACGCTTGTCGGTGACTCTGTGTTCCACATCTGCGAATTTGCCGAAATGGTTGAGCATCAGCATGGCTCGGTTCGCCCTGAGCCGGAGACCGAATTGGATCAGGCAGCCTGGCAGCTCGGTCACAGAGAGTACCTTGCACTGCAGACTACGGATTCCGGGTACGATTATACGATTTACAGTCAGCAGTTCAAGCTGATGGATGGAGGCCAGCTCGATAACCCTGATCTCAGCATAAATCAGGCACGGGATCAGATCATGGAGATGCATGGGTTTGGACGCAGGAATCGACGAGCTGTTCCTTTTGAGCACGTTATGGAACAGGCTGAGCTTGTAAGCGGCTCTGTTCTGAAACAGCTGGACGATCTGAAAAGCCACTCCGCCCAGGGACAGAAAATCGGAAAGGAGGTGCGCCATGTCGGAAAAGAAAGATAA